From the Selenomonas timonae genome, one window contains:
- the cbiE gene encoding precorrin-6y C5,15-methyltransferase (decarboxylating) subunit CbiE — MSHKIIVVGIGPGDSAYLLPKAQKTIENARILVGGKRALADFSHSGARECAIGADIPGVLSFIRDALATDDVVVMVSGDPGYYSLLDALRRSFPIGQIEVIPGISSLQMAFARLALPWHAARLLSFHGREPHEAELLRTEGAVLGMLTDGRNNSQTIAARLMAHGWSSDDTMYVCTRLSYADEQITEMTIGQAADTDGIGHGVIIVCAHEEKY; from the coding sequence GTGAGCCATAAAATTATTGTTGTCGGCATCGGCCCTGGAGATTCTGCGTATTTGTTGCCAAAAGCACAGAAAACAATCGAAAATGCGCGTATCCTTGTCGGGGGGAAGCGTGCGCTTGCGGATTTTTCGCACAGCGGGGCGCGCGAGTGCGCCATCGGTGCGGATATTCCGGGCGTACTTTCCTTTATACGCGATGCACTCGCGACAGATGATGTCGTCGTCATGGTCTCAGGTGATCCCGGCTACTATTCGCTGCTCGACGCGCTGCGGCGCAGCTTTCCCATCGGGCAGATCGAGGTCATCCCGGGGATCAGCTCCCTGCAGATGGCATTTGCGCGGCTGGCGCTGCCGTGGCACGCTGCGCGGCTTCTCAGCTTTCATGGGCGTGAACCGCATGAGGCAGAGCTTCTCCGCACGGAGGGCGCTGTGCTCGGCATGCTGACGGATGGGCGGAACAACTCGCAGACCATTGCCGCGCGTTTGATGGCGCACGGATGGAGCAGCGATGACACCATGTATGTTTGCACGCGGCTTTCGTATGCAGATGAGCAGATCACAGAAATGACGATAGGTCAGGCGGCGGACACGGACGGCATCGGGCACGGTGTCATCATTGTCTGCGCGCATGAGGAGAAATATTGA